Below is a genomic region from Eupeodes corollae chromosome 1, idEupCoro1.1, whole genome shotgun sequence.
aatacaaatcgtaaTGGACTTATAGCGTGCTTGAGGAGtgttttatggctgaatcataaacacgcttcagctttggcttcgtctgcgttacggtgcgcctgctttgaggttgctttgaatgtcatttctattatttcatccctccaaagagcaaatattttgtttgttgacatttttttacagctgatgagctgtcagacaaagcaaatgtttagataattgaactagagcttccatttggagtcacattacattcttttccttacgattgtcaaacgaaacgtgaggtcgaagcttcattgtgatagcatgcattgaattcctatggctgaactcgtaaacgtcaggcgaggccgaagctgaagcttgtATGTGATTTAGCGATTATAGAAAATAGATTTAAAGTAGAGGGTTGTGAAGTAATGTTCTGAATTCGAAATTCATGACAATTGATCAACTATCTAGTTGCCAAAGGataaagttgactgcaaataaattcCCTTATCTTGTCCGAATCTGCCTATTAAATACATCTGTCAAATGTTTTCCGAAAGGCAAATTTGACAGGGATGAAAAATATAAGACATTGCCGTAAAGCTTTTTCTACAGTTGGTGTCATATGCATGTTGAAATCGACAAAGAAATTATGTATATCGATTTCAAGTTTCTGAGTTTTTTtgcaagatctgccgtaatgtgaatgttTGGTCAATggttgactttcctggtctgaagccacactaataaggacctatcaggttgttgacgaatggtttCAGACGTTCGTATAATACGGCAGAAATGATCTTATATGTGATGTTCAAGGGACTAATAAGCGTAATTCATAGGGTCTTCCTTCTTGAATATTGGGCAAActgtgctgagattccactcatcgtaaatgctttcttccgaccagaTTTTGTAGATCAGTTGATGTATTTTTCCTATTAAGTAATCGCCTGCTACTTTGAATAGTTTTGCAGGGATGCCGtgagctccagcagctttgtttgacttcagtttcgATACAGCTATCTTACCTTCATAGAGGTTGGAAGGGaacttaaaaaaagattgaacACTTAAACAGTAATCTTAAAAGATCTTTTATGATTCATAATAGAACATTTTAAGCAGAACACCGGATATCACGGGAATCCTACTTGAGAATCTAGTTAACCcactaaataatttaatatcgtAAAATAATTAGTAGGAAACACCCTacgcaaaaatacaaaatgtccaTAGTTTGAGCACCATAGGTTCTCCTACCACAATCACAACCAACTTCACTCATATTTTCAGACACATTGGAAAAAGTTTGTGAAAGACTGGAAAACAAAATCAGTCGTCATTTTtctaaatacttttttcaaccTACTACAAAAAGTGCAATcaagaaattttattataaaaaggaaACAAGAAAACCtcattaaataattgaaatttcaataatcagagttaaataaaaactaaacaatacaaaatacctTAACACCCACAAAATtacataaacaaattcgttaaaaagaaacaaaaactattcCGTGAAAATCGTGATtggattttatttctattttcatttattttttcataaccCTACTAAAAAATTTTTTACTTGaagtgatttaaataaaaaaaaagtataaaagtagagtactcttaaatttataagaattaATAAGAAGTGGCAATTAAAATGCACACATTTAGCGAAACAGGAGCCGGAGTTCCTGCCTTTTTGGCTAAACTTTGGAGACTCGTCGAAGATCCTgagacaaataatttaatttgttggagCAAGGTGAGTTCTACATCAAGATACGAGAACGAGATGCGCCTACAGGCCGCCTACATTCCGCAAAGGCGTCCACCATTGCGTGACTTTGggaatatttttattaagttttgataacgataaaaataagtagaaaaattattgttaaaaaatgttatttgtaaattttgaggtgatgttttgtttttttcttcatcaaATAAACTGAGtaacataaaattgaatatttacttTAGAGTAGGGGCTACAATTTtgctaaacaaacaaaagactAGGGCGACCTAGGGCAGTAGGTAAAACTAGTTTTGAATATTGATCAGATTGAGTTGACTAAAGAAAGAGGGCCCTACAAATCAATCTCTTTGAtagtatacaaaaaatacatttaatttattttaaggttttaaaatatgtaagcTTTGTACTTAGAATGCAGAGGCTCAATAGCGGAGCAGGGAAAGTTGCGTGAAGTATTTTTCGGTCGCAACTTATCTCATTGGTTAAATTGtttaccatttttgtttttatctaaaCCGCCTAGCGaccaaattaaacaattttattgcttAGGTTGGGTCACCTCACCACTAATTTCTGTTTTGTCGATAAGACCATGCTTGGGTTATTAAAATCCAGcaacaatataaaacaaaatatttaaaaaagaggcctCCTTCCCTTCTCCTTGGTTACTTCAAGCAGTGttgagaaacaaaaagaaactcgtgaataacaaaactgaaaaagcTTTATGACTTTGATGTGCAAATTTAAAGTGCATTGTGTGATAAGCTACAACAATTTCACTGACCCGCCGCTGCCGGGGAGTGGGGACGCGTCGTCGGGCGCTCGGTGTGTGCATTAAAAAATGAGAATAAACAAAAACGCATTGGAACTTATTCAAGTTTtgctacacaaaaaaaaaatagttgtatTCTTGATACTTTCTATGCGGTTCGTCAAGAACCTacctcaataaaaataaatagaaaaattgcaagaattaagtattttttgtttatagggAGTGTTGGATgtagttttaaagattaaatttaaCGTTATCTATGCATATTAAAATAGTTCTTGGTGTTAAATTAATGCTGCtacttattattttgtttagggaaggttagtttaattttatttaggcTACGGAATATATTGAATTGATAGCAATTTTAACACTCAATGAGTATCAGTGCTTAATAGATCCTGATAAAGCGTTGAATATGTTAGGttagtggctgcggatttataaTCCACatacttaggccaaaagaaaaggcccattgtgataccacatgaatctagagaattacttccaactagtcgaaccattttgagctttttataaagcggaTTAgttatttgatatcctttttagctagttaactgggattatcaaaagagtattcaCCCAGATGAAGTTTGAGTCTTACTGAaggagcagggcaagtgcagaggaagtgagagattgtttcctcgtccatacagctcctgcagaagtcatttgaggctacaccaagtcgtattacgtgtctgcctataagacagtgaccctctaaggacacctattagggagctaatatgaagtctacTTTGAGAtatcaagtctttagagcgctttatgTCCAgagaaggccatatgagttttgtggctgcgcatgttggtaaattgtgccacctacaGTTTGTTATCGCAAaaactgtttcttttagcagaagtttacatgcagcttttggtatacctatcttctccctttcaggtgaaataggtatgattgttccatttttagcgagttcatcggctctacaatttcctgtgatgtctctgtggcccggtaaccaacagaggtgaatgttaaattgctgggccatctccataagacacgatcgacaatcgagggccgttagagatttggttgagactccgtcaagagatttaatagcagcctgactgtcaagaagttgcggatatcagaagttgatatcacgtttgcTCTTAGCCAGGGGAGAACCTCTTAGATCGCTAAAATATCCGCTTGGAAGACACTACAatggcggaatgagatgcttagaatTAGCTTTtttgagtacacaccactaccagtGACGGTGCGTCAATAAGACGTTTTAGACAGTGTCTACCCTTCAGATTTGAAACAATACTTTACTCTCTACAGTACCTAAatacataactttaaaaatgatatgcatggaaaaaaaacaaaaatttgtacctAATCATACTAATTcctattttgatttcattaagaataatatttcctaTCCCATAGTACCTACTTCTTGTCATTTTTTGTCTAACCCATTTATATGTGTATCTACAATCTACATTCACACCTATTTCTACTTTTATTTATCACTACCTCACATATACCAACATCATGCTATACTATGATGGATAGCTTAGCTTGGCACTACATATATGACTGACTTCTATTAACGAACCTCCCGAACGAACACCGAATACCGAAAGTACGAATGGCACGACACGAGTAAAGACGAAGACAGTGTCTTTGTTTCCCTTTAAAGTTATATGAAGGGAAAAAGGTTAGCTTATCATTcccaaaaactgattttgtatGGAAGCTAGTAGACATAAGTGAATCTGTCTAATcgcttgtttgttttgaaagtaaattcttaattcgaatttttcatgAAGAGAACGAGTGTCAGTCAATAGGAGCAGCACAGTGAATGTGATCAAAGCAGCACGCAGCGGCAGCAGGCAAGtgttaccacttctcaaaaaaaagtggaagtagattttaggaaaaaagtgaagtagattgagaaaaattgaagtagatttcaaaaattaactttttcttaattattctacatatttttaaattatattatttcaataaaaaatagaaaaaaaattaattatttaaggcttCATATCATATACTTCAGGGTGttaatgtaacattttttaaattaaatcttgctTGTTAGCAACGAAAAAGCAAAGATTGGGATAGTGTTGGTCatatcaaatgactttaggatgtttttattgcaaaggacgagttcttcaagaaatagttattggaatcgtaatacaatttatgtacatcaacaaaccttttatctttgtttttagacaacttgaaaatatcttttgatattgaaaacaaacaatcaaatccaaaataagactagggcataacttaaaactgtaacaaacaaaaaaaaataaaatgcacgactggttcgcatgaactcgctcatgtattcaaaaatgtctgtctaaaactattttctgtattaaattaaaatgtacctgcaaaaaaatttgttttcaaaaatgtaaatgccatttgatttctcaagaaaaaataaaattttttttaaacttgcgtttgaaaatagttattgaattttagtttaaaaatatttttggaatataattttgaacttattattagacgactgtcatttcaattttgtaaaaaatgataacccattttcaagaaatcaaatttcgaaaaaaataatatttgtttttaaattaaaaataaaaaccaatgatatttttggcagaaaaaaaaagtttagttcttgagaaaacttaaaaacaaaataacggttttagcTGGGATGTGAtagcttttatatatttttatattgaaagaagctaaactaagaacacaaattttagcacgaatttaaaaaaatctatcggtttgtttttgaaaaaaaaatcgaattatcgatATTGAGCTCTGTCGGAAGAGGTTGCGTCTTAcatgtgaattaaattattttcatttcattctgATATTGAACTCTGGCAGGACAAGTTAAggttgtaaatttttgagattgcCAACCTGTATTGCGTAAATcaatacatatttgtaaaatggatttttcaggaaatgatgatatttttgagtattcaaataattcaaatgtAAAGTTTTCAATGCTACCTATAGAAGATAAGATAactattaattcattattacaatgcgaaataatgaatcaaaatttgtgtCTACCCAGTCAAATGGACTGCCGCACGTCACTGACCACTACAAACTCCCTcgtttgtcttggatccatctgtgtaaaaatgaatgcttttgtcatccaggagttttttgtcttcccattcaacTCTAGATGGAATgaatacctggaagttttttccaaattggggttttgcaatagtgtagtctatgtactttggtatagaaccaaagaggttcaaaatgatggagtgcccaacattgttgttggtctatttagaaataaaaccaTGAGATCTTACATtttatcgttttaaaaatatgttttttttaacggtACTCTTGAATAGACATACTGGAAATCGgagcaaatgtcaaactcagcaaagaaaacaaagaaacgaatattaatgaagcgcTTACGTGTGTCCTTTTTGCGCAGTTAAatgataacacatttttttttaataaaatatttagggaataatatactaatttataaaataacgaaataataaacctaaattcaacttttactaccaagaaaaacaccaaaagtatgtttaagaataaaaaccgaatattaatgacactcacTGTAGATCATTTGATGTccatgaataaaataaagatcTTCCAAACGATACCGAAACGAACGAGGTTTTGATCAGTGACGAATGTGAAAGCGAGGACAGCATTCTGGAAACAGCACATACCAGACTAGAGCCTAGGGAAGCAATCGATATTTTCAATAAGGCTTTGTAATGAGCTGTAATGAGCTATAAACGTTAACACAGCATACATCAGCGTACTTAAACGACTTCGCGAAAAAGCAGTTTTTAGCCAAATAGAAAAAAGGATTacgcatttttttcattaattgcaACCCAATCACATTTTTTCATGTCCATttgcatttgaaattaaaaacaagcataTGAATTTTAGTTGTAATAAagttctaatttattttaagataatttttcgtCAAAAAGAACAACATCGATACCGTGAACACGCTCGGTTTTTAATAGTTCATATTACCGCGAGTCTACTGTATGTGCATTTTAAtgcaatgttaaaaacattaacaGAAATGTATGCATGAGTTTCCAGCTTACTATCTCTTATTCCAAAGTTGACCCCTTTTTTCGCCTTATTTCACTAGACTCTATTGGTTTAAAAGTTCTCGTATTGCGGGCTCTATAGGTATGATCAAAAGTGAATTACTGTCATTTCAATGGAACACTATCGCAATCAATTTTTTCTCTAATTGCAACCTTTGTTGCACTAATTCCAGCAAAAAAAGATGTCCTAGGGCTAGCCTTCCAAGGATATATATTGTGTGCAATAGGTAAAGTAgctaaaaaagttaagtttctgattattgatttttttgcttAGTCTACAGTTAATTCAGATTTCGTAGTATTGTTGATAAGAAggatgttgtatattttttttaattgcctattgtaaaggatgtttttttaagagctaactttaaaaactgttggaatGATTTAATTCATTATTATAGTCTGGTGGATAATttcatggtttttattttttaaatgttattgcCGGCATACGTCGGCGGCTGTAAGTTACATAGTCCCTTGTCACTACTTTTTGCAATAACTCTGACCGTATATAGTCAACGgtttcttcaatatttatttcCAATACTTAACTATTGACTTAACATAGTCCCATAGTCGATGGCTTCATTCGCCGAAAAGTTTCCTAATTTTtcattacgaaaaaaaaaataaaaaccgaagaTATCACGTGTATGTGCGTGATGAGCGCACCAAACCGTCAATTCATAGATGTAATAGTAATTTTGTAATGAGTTGAAGATTGCTTTCGCTCCGTATTGACGAAACGAGCTTTATTATCCTCTATGAACTACCCGAACAATTTTTACTTGACATAcgcaaatccgctggcccggatagtatctccccaattgttctgaagaggtgttcttcatcgctgtcAAAATCACTgagtaaacttttccatctttcctcctctacaggtctctttccgagcggatggaaaatagcatttgtccagcctgtccctaaaaaaagcgaatcctcctctccctctaactatcgtccaataaactcacgtcccttctttccaaagtcatggaaacgttgattaattatcggctcaagaaatatctcgaagaacggaagcttcttaatgaccgacagtatggttttcgtagcaataggtccactggtgatctcatggttcatctaaccgaacagtggaacaaatctttacatcgttttggagaaagtaagattattgcacttgatatttcaaaagcatttgatagagtttggcaccaaactcttatcgaaaatgcgtgcttttggtattgatgaatctcttcttcgttggattagaaattacctttctaaccgttcaatacaagttgtattggatggttacaagtctgaaattcataatataaattctggtgttccccagggctccgttttatctccgacactctttcttatattcataaatgaataatgatcttatgtctgccatttctaatccattaacctgtttcgccgacgacagtaccctcagcttctcatactcgtttataaattcacatccttgtccttcggatgtggaacttcagcggcagcgtatgataagcttattaaattctgttcttgacagcattgtacaatggggaatcaaaaaccgtgtagaatttaatgcttcgaaaactcaatgctggacggtgcaagaaatttgtcaccccttctgatctggctgtaatttacaaagccttcatccgtccaaagcttgaatataattcgcatatctgggcaggtgcccgtaaaacaagtttaaatctcttggatagaatacaaaaaagggctttaaaaatgataggcgatagaactataatcgaaacatttacatcgctagaacaccgccgcaatgtttcatgcctttcgttgttttattgatatgtttacaaacaatgttctgttgaactagccagttgcattccactccttaaacgattcagccgtaatactcgcacttccaggaatgctcatcagtttacccttgagctcaatttcgggcgtactgtcaagtatagagattctttctcaaatcgcacatcgagaatgtggaattcttAAGCCAACTCtatttttccctcccattttgatgttcagaactttaagaccaatgtgcaccggtatctccttttaaatccttccctattttcctaattcTCGcaatgtgtttaaatataaacatataaagggttctaataaccccttgagtgcctgcaaagtataaaaaaaaataaacaaaatttaaacaattaagaaaCATTATTTTGGCGTTAATCTATTCATGATTAACTGTCAATACCTAGACAAAAACCATTAAAACTTCTGATGCAGTTGAAAAAACACCCTTTGTatgtttattcaatttattagtCTTAGAAACGAAACACACTATAATAGGTCTAGTGTATCATTTATAACACTTAACCAAATCCATAGtgttatcaaaaattgattattgtTTACCAATCTACGGAAAAAGCTCCAAATCATCTCTGGGTCTTATCACAACACCTTACTACTCCGTCACCAGAAGCTGCATGCGAGCCATACGCTCAACACCCATCATTAACATATTAATTGAAACTGGGCTTCCTCATTTAACGGACAGAATTGACTTTCTCACGGCCAATATAATTACAACAATATGCTCTtcatacagaacatccattcaTCCAGaagtcaaacaaaatttgaatcaaaaGAGACATCAAAGAATCCAATCAACTTTATGTAAAGCACTTACGTTCGCAAAGAACTTTGATGTTCCCCTCTCTATTCAAAACTACGCAAAGAATAGCCGACCACCTTGGAACCTTCCAAGTAACACCATAAACACCGAACTTTGCACCTATCCAAAAAATTCAACCTCTGATGATATgtacaaaaaactttttcaagacaTCGCAGAAAACTACAAATCACTTGGATGGAAACTACAGATACATCCAATGGGGACACGTACACCTCGTTTGATGTTGTTGGCGCCAACGGTTCCTTTGTCTCCAAAGGGCTACTATCCTCTCACACCAAACTTTTACTTCCTAAGCGTTTGCTATATACCAAGCGTTAAGACACTCCAAGAAGGAAAACGATCATATTTTCGGATAGCCTTTCAATTATAAAGGCTATAGAAAACATTTCGAACTCGATTGAAATAGTAGAAACAATAAGACACCATTTCAACCTAAatcttgaaactttaaaaatcatctGGATTCCCGGCCACGTTGGAATCAACGGCAACGAAGCAGCTGACGCAGAAGCCAAATCAGCGAAAAGAGAACTATTAAAAGCCTTTTTTCAACACAATAAAAAAGATACTACCAATTTGCTTCTAgaaaattggaagatcaaaagaAAAGACTCATACAAAAATCTAAACCCTAAAGGGGACAGAGCAATCTATCCCAGCaacatatctttaaaaaaaaaactaaagctaTAATGCAGACTCAGAGTGGGTCACTCATACATTACACACAAACACCTGTTCAATAAAGTATCACCTCCACTCTGCCATCTGTGCGAGGATAACTCCACTCTTACAATGACCCACCTTCTTTCCTGTCCAAAAGTCTCTTCAACGTGCGCAAAACTTGGaccatcttttgaaaaatatcaattttgacaacataaAGTTGGTATACAATataatgacaaaatttaaaattgaaaactctatttaaaatgaaaaaaaaacaataataataataactacctatgtatatatgtatctcttatcttttacaattaaaaacttaacttcCCTAGTACATGTCCCTGGCAGCTAATTTCTAGTTTaagtaattattaaatttgtaatttatttacaatttaataaaattaataattataataatttataacataaacatatttatttattaacattctcATGAAACCTATCTTCTAATGCATTCCATTCTAGGATGGTCGAAGTTTCATAATTCAAAATCAAGCTCAATTTGCTCGCGAATTACTTCCTCTTAATTATAAACACAACAATATGGCAAGCTTCATTCGACAACTTAATATGTGTAAGTAATTAAAAGTTTCCATCCATTTTCGTCAACttaatattttctaatattttagatggttttcataaaataacCTCAATTGACAATGGTGGTCTTAAATTCGATCGTGACGACATGGAATTCTCTCATCCTTGTTTCAAGCGTAATTCCCCATACCTCTTGGAGCATATTAAGCGAAAAATTGCCAATACTAAAACAATTGATGAAAAGGCAACTGTTAAACCGGAAGCAGTAAGCAAGGTATTGAATGATGTTAAGGCAATGCGTGGACGTCAAGATTCATTGGATTCAAGATTTTCTGTAATGAAACAAGAAAACGAAGCTCTTTGGCGTGAAATTGCATCTCTTCGACAAAAACATGCTAAACAACAGCAAATTGTCAACAAGGTTagtaaaatctttcaaaaacccgaaaattatattttaattttttttctgaaaaaatacgTTTGTTGTTTAGCTTATTCAATTTCTAATAACAATTGTTCAACCATCGAGAAACATGACAAGCGTCAAACGTCATATGCAACTAATGATCAACGATACTCCAGAACAAGCTAAGCTACGAAAAGCAAGCGAATCTGGATCAGAATGTGGACCCGTAATTCATGAACTTGGTGAAGAGCTTTTTGATGAAGCAAATGCAGACAATGATTCTGATTTAGAGTAAGTATTATaatgataaaacttttattcttggttagaaatttacaaaattcataTTATACTTTTAGTGCCCCCATGAGCCCTTATGGAAATATGCCATCAGTTAGTTCCAGTAATCATGAAAATGACAGTCCTATACCAAAAGTTGAACGTCCTCAATCTAATGGTAGCGTCAACAGCCAGCTATTTGACTTCTCGAACCAAAGTGCAGAAGACGCTCTGATGGCACAGGGAAACATAACACCAGGACGATCGGGAGCTGTTATAAATACCGTCAACCCAGACGGATCTCAAATTGTTTATCACGTTACTGAAGTAGCCGATAGTGCACCACAGACTCCTGAGATGACTGCTATAAACGATGAAAATCACGTCACTACACCCATGGTAAAGGAAATGACACGCAATCGAATGCTACAAGTAAAGGCAAAAACAAATAAGCGCAAGATTGGAGCTGTTTCATCAACTGTTACGACTTCCTCCTCCTCGAAATCCTCAAGTCCCGCAACAAAAATGTTACGTTCCTCTGCAAATGAAATTGCTcaacaacaaatcaaaacagAAAAAGCTGAGATCAATCCAATGACGTTCTGGAATGCTAACTTTGCATTACAAGGCAATGATAACACAGTAGCAGGAGAAGTTCTTTCAACCCCTAGCAGCAGCAATATTAATATGAATGTTACTATCGATCCTCGACTAATGTCACCTTTGAACGATCAAAATTTGGAAGCTGCAAAAGTTGGAAATGATTCTACAGACATGTACAATGCTGATAACTTTATTGAATCAGATATGCCATCTCAACTTTTTGAAGTAAGTCTTACCCCTGTCCGTTTGGTTTgtctttatacaaatttttttttgctcacAGGAATCGCCCTTAATTGATGATAGAAATCTTGTTAGTGGAGACAACACCTTTAACGGAAAATTTGATCTAGCTCAAAATCCCTCTTCATCTGGTGAACAGCAAAAGCAATTACAATCTCTTGGCAAATTTGCCGATTATGACAACGGAGCACTTTCATCGTCATCAAAAAACAGTTCGGAACTTCAGTTATCTAAAGTGAACAATAGcaacaactttcttaacagcaATGATATGCGGTAAGAATTTAATgacatcaatattttggttAAGAGATTACTAAATAAAAGACTTATTTGTGATTTGCAGTGAGGAAGTCAGCATGCACTTGGATAGTGTTCAGGACGATTTGGATACTCTCAAAGATTTACTACGCACCGATTCATATTCATTGGACGCAAATACTTTGTTAGGAGTaagtcttttctttctttttagaTAATGTTATaccctttttcaaaaacacagcCATTAAAACATAGAATTTCAAAATGAACTGTTCattgtttaaaaagaataatgaTGTTCCCTCTACAGACAACacttatttgtttcatttaatttgaaatcaaaatttaaatgaaaataaaaatcctctTCAATGCTGGATCGTTTAATATTGACCCTCTTT
It encodes:
- the LOC129940580 gene encoding heat shock factor protein isoform X1, giving the protein MHTFSETGAGVPAFLAKLWRLVEDPETNNLICWSKDGRSFIIQNQAQFARELLPLNYKHNNMASFIRQLNMYGFHKITSIDNGGLKFDRDDMEFSHPCFKRNSPYLLEHIKRKIANTKTIDEKATVKPEAVSKVLNDVKAMRGRQDSLDSRFSVMKQENEALWREIASLRQKHAKQQQIVNKLIQFLITIVQPSRNMTSVKRHMQLMINDTPEQAKLRKASESGSECGPVIHELGEELFDEANADNDSDLDAPMSPYGNMPSVSSSNHENDSPIPKVERPQSNGSVNSQLFDFSNQSAEDALMAQGNITPGRSGAVINTVNPDGSQIVYHVTEVADSAPQTPEMTAINDENHVTTPMVKEMTRNRMLQVKAKTNKRKIGAVSSTVTTSSSSKSSSPATKMLRSSANEIAQQQIKTEKAEINPMTFWNANFALQGNDNTVAGEVLSTPSSSNINMNVTIDPRLMSPLNDQNLEAAKVGNDSTDMYNADNFIESDMPSQLFEESPLIDDRNLVSGDNTFNGKFDLAQNPSSSGEQQKQLQSLGKFADYDNGALSSSSKNSSELQLSKVNNSNNFLNSNDMREEVSMHLDSVQDDLDTLKDLLRTDSYSLDANTLLGNGSPSSGRIYLPPQLEADIFNKLFNDSDILGPYGLGLVPENNQQDKKGSELMTYQPIYDLSDIMEINRSNDDENSNGHNTPKHISPPDSVLNTPHHE
- the LOC129940580 gene encoding heat shock factor protein isoform X2, with protein sequence MHTFSETGAGVPAFLAKLWRLVEDPETNNLICWSKDGRSFIIQNQAQFARELLPLNYKHNNMASFIRQLNMYGFHKITSIDNGGLKFDRDDMEFSHPCFKRNSPYLLEHIKRKIANTKTIDEKATVKPEAVSKVLNDVKAMRGRQDSLDSRFSVMKQENEALWREIASLRQKHAKQQQIVNKLIQFLITIVQPSRNMTSVKRHMQLMINDTPEQAKLRKASESGSECGPVIHELGEELFDEANADNDSDLDAPMSPYGNMPSVSSSNHENDSPIPKVERPQSNGSVNSQLFDFSNQSAEDALMAQGNITPGRSGAVINTVNPDGSQIVYHVTEVADSAPQTPEMTAINDENHVTTPMVKEMTRNRMLQVKAKTNKRKIGAVSSTVTTSSSSKSSSPATKMLRSSANEIAQQQIKTEKAEINPMTFWNANFALQGNDNTVAGEVLSTPSSSNINMNVTIDPRLMSPLNDQNLEAAKVGNDSTDMYNADNFIESDMPSQLFEESPLIDDRNLVSGDNTFNGKFDLAQNPSSSGEQQKQLQSLGKFADYDNGALSSSSKNSSELQLSKVNNSNNFLNSNDMREEVSMHLDSVQDDLDTLKDLLRTDSYSLDANTLLGNGSPSSGRIYLPPQLEADIFNKLFNDSDILGPYGLGLVPENNQQDKKGSELMTYQPIYDLSDIMEINRNDENSNGHNTPKHISPPDSVLNTPHHE
- the LOC129940580 gene encoding heat shock factor protein isoform X3, yielding MHTFSETGAGVPAFLAKLWRLVEDPETNNLICWSKDGRSFIIQNQAQFARELLPLNYKHNNMASFIRQLNMYGFHKITSIDNGGLKFDRDDMEFSHPCFKRNSPYLLEHIKRKIANTKTIDEKATVKPEAVSKVLNDVKAMRGRQDSLDSRFSVMKQENEALWREIASLRQKHAKQQQIVNKLIQFLITIVQPSRNMTSVKRHMQLMINDTPEQAKLRKASESGSECGPVIHELGEELFDEANADNDSDLDAPMSPYGNMPSVSSSNHENDSPIPKVERPQSNGSVNSQLFDFSNQSAEDALMAQGNITPGRSGAVINTVNPDGSQIVYHVTEVADSAPQTPEMTAINDENHVTTPMVKEMTRNRMLQVKAKTNKRKIGAVSSTVTTSSSSKSSSPATKMLRSSANEIAQQQIKTEKAEINPMTFWNANFALQGNDNTVAGEVLSTPSSSNINMNVTIDPRLMSPLNDQNLEAAKVGNDSTDMYNADNFIESDMPSQLFEESPLIDDRNLVSGDNTFNGKFDLAQNPSSSGEQQKQLQSLGKFADYDNGALSSSSKNSSELQLSKVNNSNNFLNSNDMREEVSMHLDSVQDDLDTLKDLLRTDSYSLDANTLLGLFNDSDILGPYGLGLVPENNQQDKKGSELMTYQPIYDLSDIMEINRSNDDENSNGHNTPKHISPPDSVLNTPHHE